One stretch of Daphnia pulicaria isolate SC F1-1A chromosome 8, SC_F0-13Bv2, whole genome shotgun sequence DNA includes these proteins:
- the LOC124310854 gene encoding tyrosine-protein phosphatase 99A-like → MMKCQLKMTLMLLPALALILASHLISSVGANIFDISALSYQTVVVKAGHSVNLTCPGVSELSLISALEWRCQGCNLPPSGSSSSSSSSSSAANGTRSVSGGGLHGETSAIKLVEYSNNAVVVWNNQDRMTLDSQTYALQFFPVRHYDHGEYTCLVNERRRPDTIIHLVVQDVPDPPGRPLIMGFTSRSVNLSWAPSLSSHGSPISHYIIHTRVGEEGEWDVQNALVTLTNATSSQVIGLLPYTVYSFRVVAINSLGPSTPSRESYYMVTLREVPDGKPQVTSAHNSSSTSIYLNWKPPPKSSIHGEFLGYRLAYKPRDDTSPESVQEIFLRDPSIESHAIQGLQTFTQYMISLQVFNPEGLGPSSTVIVMTDEGVPGKPLNVSIGDVNDSTIALSWSEPENPNGLIKGYRIYFMRKNFTDVQTVRNGEKFQKFILTDLESYMEYKLWLKAFTWKHEGEPSEPIIVQTDVRGPSAPRIANLTCHNADTLFLQWHRPSIYNKSIDLYYIYYRREDAWDFEELAVATTTDRLDHMMFLPNLTTNVMYEVKIRGATRSLFSPSKIYPGLFSESRKIFVALDCDRLSLSHVQSGSEIFSQDIELSAGVVAAMVCASFAILLLVLAFVLWRKYFQAAYYYLDDGPPTTPPLNQPAWDGGEPPTHNNMTVIVDDDSDFAESKNKEYGVNAKGPIPVPLFPQHVATLHADGDIGFSKEYEFVQNASFQGELNSEHSMNEDNKNKNRYLNIVAYDHSRVQLRPLPGQKKSTDYINANYIDGFQQCRGYIGTQGPLPSTFDAFWRMIWEQRVAVIVMITNLVERGRRKCDMYWPKEGVETHGVIQVKLVNEDARATYTIRTFSIKHLKLKKKKSQSAERVVLQFHYTNWPDHGTPEHPLPILSFVRQSAAANPIGAGPIIVHCSAGVGRTGTYIVLDAMLKQIECKNEINIRGFLCHIRNQRNFLVQTEEQYIFIHDALLEAIQAGNTNVHSSQLTRYLQLLQSGLPASLLSDKIIGSNSTASTLDTTTTTMTMNSIGSQEDLWLLLDHQFHLVTNFLVQDFHLSSAVKNCNVHKNRNAALVSVESARVYLTPKPGVEGSDYINATWLQGYQKLKEFIVTQHPLEATVSDFWQMVWDHNSQTVVVLSDTADDDFQVFWPLKQADVEFENFRVRFIDEHKIQLPAVGNHPAHPDEYVTQIEVAAQSLQDDYELRVRIFYCPSWPYRGAANPDLAALFRLPKLVIDSHQQYQNGPVVVVDRFGGTEAATLCALTTLVQQLSRDQHVDVYMYAKLYHSKRPNVWPSRDDYMFLYRCVEALHHHLPVPPSTPPTLHTSFSLPLQLNGYAGGGIGDTVSLTSLPPLCTTPSTTSPNGDVVCFRIPPDGMEQEMVDVV, encoded by the exons ATATTTCGGCGTTGTCTTATCAGACGGTCGTCGTCAAAGCTGGCCACAGTGTCAACTTGACATGTCCGGGAGTGAGTGAACTGTCGTTGATTTCAGCGCTGGAATGGCGCTGCCAAGGATGTAATTTGCCACCGTCCGGatcctcttcatcatcatcatcttcctcATCGGCGGCCAACGGAACTCGGAGTGTGTCCGGCGGTGGATTGCACGGCGAAACGTCGGCCATCAAACTGGTCGAGTACAGCAACAACGCGGTCGTCGTCTGGAACAACCAGGACCGGATGACGCTCGACTCTCAGACCTACGCCCTCCAGTTCTTCCCCGTCCGGCACTACGATCACGGAGAGTACACCTGTTTGGTCAACGAGCGACGCCGGCCCGACACCATCATCCACCTCGTCGTTCAAG atgTTCCTGATCCACCGGGCAGGCCGCTAATTATGGGCTTCACGTCCCGATCGGTCAACCTCTCCTGGGCGCCCAGTCTCAGTTCACACGGCAGTCCCATCAGCCATTACATCATCCATACCAG aGTTGGCGAAGAAGGCGAATGGGATGTGCAGAACGCCCTGGTGACATTGACGAATGCGACTAGTTCGCAGGTTATCGGGCTGCTGCCTTACACTGTCTACAGCTTCCGCGTTGTGGCCATCAATTCGCTTGGGCCGAGCACGCCCAGCCGGGAATCCTATTACATGGTGACACTCCGAGAAG TTCCTGACGGCAAGCCGCAAGTGACGTCGGCCCACAACTCGAGCTCGACGTCGATCTATCTCAACTGGAAGCCGCCGCCGAAATCCAGCATTCACGGCGAATTTCTCGGATACCGACTGGCTTACAAGCCACGCGACGACACCAGTCCCGAATCGGTCCAGGAGATTTTCCTCAGGGATCCCAGCATCGAA AGCCATGCTATTCAAGGCTTGCAGACGTTCACGCAGTACATGATTTCGCTCCAAGTGTTTAATCCGGAAGGATTGGGGCCAAGTTCCACCGTAATCGTCATGACCGACGAAGGAG TTCCCGGAAAACCTCTGAATGTATCAATTGGCGATGTTAATGATTCCACTATTGCCCTCAGCTGGTCTGAGCCGGAAAATCCAAATGGGCTCATCAAAGGCTATCGAATCTATTTCATGAGGAAGAATTTCACTGATGTCCAGACAGTCCGTAATGGAGAAAAATTTCAGAAGTTTATTCTGACTGACCTAG AATCCTACATGGAATACAAACTTTGGCTGAAAGCTTTTACTTGGAAACACGAGGGTGAACCATCTGAACCAATTATTGTTCAGACTGATGTTCGTGGACCAAGTGCTCCTCGTATTGCCAACCTAACCTGTCACAATGCAGACACACTGTTCTTACAGTGGCACAGACCATCTATCTACAACAAATCTATTGATTTGTATTACATTTACTACAG GAGAGAAGATGCatgggattttgaagaattggcTGTGGCAACCACAACTGATCGCCTGGATCACATG ATGTTCCTTCCTAATCTAACGACGAATGTGATGTACGAAGTGAAGATTCGAGGAGCTACTCGAAGTCTCTTTTCGCCCTCTAAAATCTACCCTGGTCTTTTCTCGGAATCCCGCAAGATTTTTGTTGCTCTCGACTGCGATCGGCTTTCTCTGTCTCATGTTCAGAGCGGAAGCGAGATTTTCAGTCAGGATATCGAGTTAAGCGCGGGCGTGGTTGCTGCCATGGTTTGCGCGTCATTTGCGATACTTCTCTTAGTATTGGCATTTGTCCTTTGGCGGAAATATTTTCAG gCTGCTTACTATTATCTTGATGATGGGCCTCCCACAACACCCCCGCTCAACCAGCCAGCGTGGGATGGTGGTGAACCTCCAACGCACAATAACATGACCGTAATCGTCGATGACGATTCAGACTTTgctgaaagtaaaaataaggaatatGGCGTCAATGCCAAAG GGCCCATTCCAGTGCCGCTTTTCCCCCAACATGTGGCGACGCTGCATGCTGACGGTGACATTGGGTTCTCAAAAGAATATGAATTTGTTCAAAACGCTTCTTTCCAAGGAGAACTAAATTCTGAGCATTCAATGAATGAGgataacaagaataagaaccgTTACTTGAATATTGTTGCAT ACGATCACTCCCGGGTTCAATTGAGGCCTTTACCAGGCCAGAAAAAGTCAACGGATTACATAAACGCTAATTACATCGATGGCTTTCAGCAATGCAGAGGTTATATTGGAACGCAAGGGCCACTACCGTCCACTTTTGACGCTTTTTGGAGAATGATTTGGGAACAGAGGGTAGCTGTTATCGTTATGATTACCAACCTAGTGGAACGCGGACGA AGAAAATGTGATATGTACTGGCCCAAAGAAGGGGTGGAAACTCACGGAGTTATTCAAGTCAAATTAGTCAACGAAGACGCCAGAGCCACCTACACAATCCGGACCTTTTCGATTAAGCATCTGAAG ttgaagaagaagaaatctcaGAGTGCAGAGCGAGTCGTCCTCCAGTTTCACTACACCAACTGGCCCGATCACGGCACTCCGGAACATCCGCTGCCTATTTTGAGCTTTGTTCGTCAATCGGCAGCAGCTAATCCGATTGGAGCTGGGCCAATCATCGTCCACTGCAGCGCCGGAGTTGGACGTACTG GAACGTACATAGTGTTGGATGCTAtgttaaaacaaatcgaatgtaaaaatgaaataaatattcgCGGCTTTTTGTGTCACATCCGCAATCAGCGCAACTTTCTCGTCCAAACCGAAGAGCAATACATATTCATCCACGATGCTCTGCTAGAAGCAATTCAAGCTGGAAATACGAATGTCCACAGCAGTCAATTGACTCGATATCTCCAGCTTCTCCAA AGCGGTTTGCCGGCTTCGCTCTTGTCAGACAAGATTATAGGAAGTAATTCGACTGCGAGTACACTAGACACGACCACTACAACCATgacgatgaattccattggcaGCCAAGAAGATTTGTGGCTGTTGCTCGATCATCAGTTCCACCTGGTGACCAATTTTCTGGTCCAAGATTTTCACCTTTCATCTGCCGTGAAAAATTGCAACGTCCATAAAAACCGCAACGCTGCACTTGTATCCGTGGAAAGTGCCAGAGTTTATCTTACACCAAAGCCGGGAGTTGAAGGGAGCGATTACATCAATGCGACATGGTTACAAg ggtatcaaaaattaaaagagttCATCGTTACTCAGCATCCGCTGGAGGCAACAGTGAGCGACTTTTGGCAGATGGTCTGGGATCATAATTCGCAAACGGTCGTTGTCCTCTCAGACACAGCAGACGACGATTTTCAAGTGTTTTGGCCGCTAAAGCAGGCGGATGTGGAATTTGAAAACTTTCGCGTCCGGTTTATTGACGAACATAAAATTCAATTGCCAGCAGTTGGCAACCATCCGGCACATCCTGATGAGTACGTGACCCAGATTGAAGTTGCCGCTCAGTCTCTACAG GATGATTATGAACTGCGGGTGCGCATCTTTTACTGCCCCAGCTGGCCGTATCGTGGTGCCGCCAACCCAGACCTGGCTGCCCTGTTCCGTCTGCCTAAATTAGTGATTGATTCACACCAGCAGTATCAGAACGGGCCCGTAGTAGTCGTCGACCGTTTTGGTGGTACAGAAGCAGCCACGCTTTGTGCGTTGACGACGTTGGTGCAGCAGCTATCTCGTGACCAGCACGTCGATGTCTACATGTACGCCAAGTTGTACCACAGTAAGCGACCCAACGTGTGGCCTTCGCGGGACGACTACATGTTTCTGTACCGCTGCGTCGAGGCCCTGCACCATCACTTGCCCGTGCCACCCTCCACTCCGCCAACGCTCCATACTTCCTTCAGCTTGCCACTGCAACTCAATGGCTATGCTGGCGGCGGTATTGGTGACACGGTGAGTTTGACGTCACTTCCGCCATTGTGCACCACTCCGAGCACGACCAGCCCCAATGGGGACGTCGTTTGTTTCAGAATACCACCGGATGGTATGGAGCAAGAAATGGTGGACGTCGTGTGA